A stretch of Geomonas oryzisoli DNA encodes these proteins:
- a CDS encoding CapA family protein, giving the protein MQPANSFTDSRPGTIVSALKAAIFLGMALAAPCFPQPAHAAAVRFYGDVLLSRGVEKFVRDTGGGEAVRQALAPFVAADALSVANLEGAVGDACQAGRNPCFPIRPEMLELLDGFNVVSLENNHALDTGGTGVERTAAALRRRSIIPLAGKKASALVETGGGTLAVLSATDVVNAAGDRQHLVAADDPQLQREIRRLKAAGTVVAVYVHWGRELIAAPTERMRELASRYVAAGADVVVGTHPHVPGQTACVGGRPVVWSLGNFLFDQKFDSTKKGAVLQCEVELGKLSCQLIGHETPRGSYLPALAAADWLASENAELAACKPPVTPSWTGRFGRSAKLKRLVQVPEGTSGRMSRLELYDLETGRREARTPPMPIRKVQPVDLNGDGIKEVMLIQEIFSTFDREVAKRVYLYSFEGSFHALWRGSALSRPLMDALFISRRNKKPILVALHKDETFLKRKRGTNRRTVMEYRWNGFGFSGNGEKPAPAGAALLREHNGKVDFVRDKS; this is encoded by the coding sequence ATGCAGCCGGCAAATAGCTTTACTGACAGCCGTCCCGGGACAATCGTTTCCGCTTTAAAAGCCGCCATCTTTTTGGGGATGGCGCTGGCGGCGCCCTGTTTTCCGCAACCGGCCCATGCCGCCGCGGTCCGTTTTTACGGTGACGTTTTGCTCTCCCGCGGAGTCGAAAAATTCGTACGCGATACCGGCGGAGGGGAGGCGGTGCGACAGGCTCTTGCTCCGTTTGTCGCTGCTGACGCGCTCAGCGTCGCGAACTTGGAGGGAGCAGTCGGGGATGCCTGCCAGGCGGGAAGAAATCCCTGTTTCCCTATAAGGCCGGAGATGCTTGAACTGCTGGACGGCTTCAACGTCGTATCGCTGGAGAATAATCACGCCCTCGATACCGGGGGCACCGGCGTCGAAAGGACCGCTGCTGCATTGCGCCGTCGGAGCATAATACCGCTTGCCGGGAAAAAGGCGTCTGCACTGGTAGAAACCGGTGGGGGCACGTTGGCCGTACTTTCTGCTACCGATGTGGTAAATGCTGCTGGCGACCGACAGCACCTGGTGGCAGCCGATGATCCGCAATTGCAAAGGGAGATCCGTCGCCTGAAAGCGGCTGGCACGGTCGTTGCGGTTTACGTACATTGGGGGCGGGAGCTGATTGCCGCGCCGACAGAACGGATGCGGGAATTGGCGTCACGCTACGTTGCAGCAGGAGCTGACGTCGTGGTCGGGACCCATCCGCATGTGCCCGGGCAGACGGCCTGTGTCGGAGGAAGGCCCGTGGTCTGGTCCCTTGGGAATTTCCTTTTTGACCAGAAGTTCGACTCGACGAAGAAAGGTGCCGTGCTTCAATGTGAAGTTGAGCTAGGAAAGCTCTCCTGCCAACTCATCGGTCACGAGACCCCCCGAGGATCTTACTTGCCAGCGCTTGCGGCGGCCGATTGGCTTGCATCGGAAAACGCTGAACTTGCTGCTTGCAAACCGCCGGTTACTCCATCCTGGACCGGCCGCTTCGGCCGGTCGGCAAAACTGAAACGGCTGGTTCAAGTGCCTGAAGGCACAAGCGGCAGGATGTCGCGGCTCGAACTCTATGATCTTGAGACAGGTCGGCGCGAGGCGAGGACCCCGCCCATGCCTATACGCAAAGTACAGCCGGTTGACCTAAATGGTGACGGTATAAAGGAAGTCATGCTGATTCAGGAGATCTTCTCGACGTTTGACCGTGAAGTCGCCAAGAGAGTCTATCTCTATAGCTTCGAGGGATCGTTTCATGCCCTCTGGCGGGGAAGCGCGTTGAGTAGGCCGCTCATGGATGCTTTGTTCATCAGTCGCCGCAACAAAAAGCCGATACTGGTGGCGCTTCATAAAGATGAAACCTTTTTGAAAAGAAAGCGAGGAACCAACCGGCGGACCGTTATGGAATATCGATGGAACGGTTTCGGTTTTAGCGGCAACGGCGAAAAGCCAGCACCTGCAGGGGCAGCTCTGCTCAGAGAGCATAACGGCAAGGTGGACTTCGTTCGGGACAAAAGCTAA
- a CDS encoding DUF3160 domain-containing protein, translating into MQFKRNVLVMVICAILIIAAVFFLWQRKPTLRSVTPQPPPSTEGGTPAAKPHFVDVRPVTFHPLQHLEIPLPDGEALFPRVSPDGSRVVYQLKRGATSRLAVVELPSGAVSTPTIDMDDVAAPAWSADGSQVVFAGTRQGVTEIYLYNLKAKKLVQVTRDPARKKTWPRCSPYRFDEHYRIAYTSEEGGRKDIWWVRESGEYDQPITVSARRKPQYLKDPYWEKESASASAPSPITSGGENPEWSPSGNLLLYRTGQNTTALLAYTYYEWWHPAKVKVPSSPGILSWAPNQCSFLEYDPARRSAAVISRQSLKRVPVLAGTELSSPPSFFPDGQGFALSVNRGGKALLAVEPYADPLGDVANLWMFSFSAKDQDKLARNQMILQETAYDQIYSLYDSEAYSTGTLDELGDHGRPYFVTSDAVLETFYASFTTLYANAERSLLTKALTEFCSAGEAAARQKKSSPDVESLFSVGLALLKPETLKVASARVQEEVKRIDAATGTAPSLFGKEVAYGDFFIRGKYERDKDLKGYFRALKWLQSFTFNLQQEPDRSQAAAVLAVARDPKVYPALEKMFSLYRSVLGESRYRSPLNLQEIRSSALPEFKSGLPWIKGKSEFRLLPPVYTLDAFIFDELITHGERKDTVGTQSNPRMLPRGLDIMAVLGSAEAREILVKELKEGRYENYERTLDRVSGLVKSFPQSVWEASLYQDWLDLMASLTREPEKAPAFTKTAAWRRKQLNTALGSWVNLRYETIAMVEQVGAEAGEGGYEVLEVGRPRGYVEPNPEFFHTLDKAFERLATQFEKTVPDVELRQELRKRFSEHRVHLQALETIARKELNGEMPSDVEFEEILSIGGTVEHFMQVIASANGTDGEPLSNPEPMRKIVDVQKDDLHGVRLYEALGHAPEMDVVVPYFGRRQIAKGSIYSYYEFTAKESLDSKKWRKMKQPRPVWIKDYYGSATVAPMKTLDDAAGK; encoded by the coding sequence ATGCAATTTAAACGAAATGTTTTGGTAATGGTAATCTGTGCGATCCTGATTATCGCGGCCGTGTTTTTCCTTTGGCAAAGAAAACCTACCCTCCGTAGCGTGACACCGCAACCTCCCCCAAGTACTGAGGGGGGGACACCGGCCGCAAAGCCCCATTTTGTCGATGTGCGTCCCGTCACCTTCCACCCGCTGCAACATCTCGAGATCCCCCTGCCTGACGGAGAGGCCTTGTTTCCCCGCGTTTCTCCAGATGGCTCACGTGTGGTTTATCAATTGAAGCGTGGCGCCACAAGCAGACTCGCAGTGGTGGAGCTTCCCTCAGGGGCAGTGTCGACTCCGACCATCGATATGGACGATGTCGCCGCTCCCGCCTGGAGCGCGGATGGCTCCCAGGTTGTTTTTGCCGGAACGCGACAAGGGGTTACGGAGATTTATCTATACAATCTGAAAGCGAAGAAACTGGTTCAGGTGACTCGCGATCCTGCGCGAAAAAAAACCTGGCCGCGCTGCTCCCCCTACCGGTTCGACGAGCATTATCGCATCGCCTACACCTCGGAGGAAGGGGGGCGCAAGGATATTTGGTGGGTCCGGGAGTCGGGGGAATATGACCAGCCGATTACGGTCTCCGCACGACGCAAACCGCAATACCTCAAAGACCCTTACTGGGAAAAGGAATCTGCCTCCGCTAGTGCGCCTTCCCCTATTACCTCCGGGGGAGAGAACCCTGAGTGGTCTCCAAGCGGCAATCTTCTCCTCTACCGGACCGGACAGAACACTACGGCGCTGCTGGCTTACACCTACTACGAGTGGTGGCATCCTGCAAAAGTAAAGGTGCCCTCGTCGCCTGGCATTCTCTCCTGGGCCCCCAATCAATGCAGCTTTCTCGAGTATGACCCGGCACGTCGTTCGGCGGCGGTCATCTCCCGTCAATCCCTGAAGCGAGTACCGGTACTTGCAGGAACTGAGCTATCTTCTCCTCCAAGCTTCTTCCCTGACGGGCAAGGGTTTGCCCTTTCAGTCAACCGCGGCGGGAAGGCATTGCTTGCGGTCGAGCCTTATGCCGACCCCTTGGGAGACGTCGCCAATCTATGGATGTTCTCCTTCAGCGCGAAGGATCAGGATAAGCTTGCACGCAACCAGATGATTTTACAGGAGACGGCCTACGACCAGATCTATTCCCTCTACGATTCAGAGGCGTACTCGACCGGGACCCTGGATGAGCTCGGCGATCATGGTCGCCCTTACTTCGTTACCAGCGACGCCGTCCTGGAAACTTTCTATGCTTCGTTTACCACCCTATATGCAAATGCCGAGCGGAGCCTGCTGACCAAGGCGTTGACGGAATTTTGTTCGGCGGGGGAAGCCGCCGCCCGGCAGAAGAAGTCGTCGCCGGACGTCGAGTCGCTTTTCAGCGTAGGCCTGGCCCTTTTGAAACCTGAGACGCTGAAAGTGGCTTCGGCAAGAGTGCAGGAGGAGGTGAAGCGGATCGATGCAGCAACGGGAACCGCTCCATCGCTCTTTGGCAAAGAGGTAGCTTACGGCGACTTTTTTATCCGCGGCAAGTATGAAAGGGACAAGGACCTGAAAGGGTACTTTCGCGCTCTGAAGTGGTTGCAGTCCTTCACCTTCAATTTGCAACAAGAGCCGGACCGTTCCCAGGCGGCGGCTGTGTTAGCGGTTGCCCGCGATCCTAAAGTGTATCCGGCGCTCGAAAAGATGTTCTCCCTGTACCGCAGCGTGCTGGGGGAATCCAGGTATCGGAGTCCCCTGAACCTGCAGGAAATCCGTTCCAGCGCTCTTCCCGAGTTTAAAAGCGGCCTTCCCTGGATAAAGGGGAAGAGCGAGTTCCGCCTGCTGCCGCCGGTTTACACGCTGGACGCTTTCATCTTCGACGAGCTGATAACTCACGGGGAGCGGAAGGATACTGTCGGTACGCAGTCAAATCCGCGCATGCTCCCGCGAGGGCTGGACATCATGGCCGTGTTGGGCTCGGCAGAAGCACGCGAGATTCTTGTGAAAGAGCTCAAAGAAGGGCGCTATGAAAATTACGAGCGTACCCTGGACCGGGTTTCTGGCCTGGTGAAAAGTTTCCCCCAGAGCGTCTGGGAGGCAAGCCTTTATCAGGACTGGCTCGACTTGATGGCAAGCCTCACCAGGGAACCGGAGAAGGCACCGGCATTTACCAAAACTGCGGCGTGGCGCAGGAAGCAACTGAATACCGCCCTGGGAAGCTGGGTCAACCTCCGTTACGAGACCATTGCCATGGTCGAGCAGGTGGGGGCGGAAGCGGGCGAGGGGGGATACGAAGTGCTCGAGGTCGGGCGGCCGAGGGGATACGTCGAGCCTAATCCTGAATTTTTCCATACCTTGGACAAGGCTTTCGAACGGCTGGCAACGCAGTTCGAGAAGACGGTCCCCGATGTGGAGCTGCGGCAAGAACTCCGGAAACGCTTTTCCGAACATCGGGTACACCTGCAAGCGTTGGAGACGATCGCCCGTAAGGAACTGAACGGGGAAATGCCGAGCGATGTCGAGTTTGAGGAAATTCTTTCCATCGGCGGGACCGTTGAACATTTCATGCAGGTCATTGCCAGCGCAAACGGGACGGACGGGGAGCCGTTGTCCAACCCGGAGCCGATGCGCAAGATCGTCGATGTCCAGAAGGATGATCTGCACGGGGTGCGGTTATATGAGGCGCTCGGCCATGCGCCGGAGATGGACGTGGTGGTGCCCTACTTCGGGCGCAGGCAGATCGCCAAAGGCTCTATCTACTCATATTACGAATTCACGGCAAAGGAGAGCCTGGACAGCAAGAAATGGCGAAAGATGAAGCAGCCCCGCCCTGTCTGGATCAAGGATTATTATGGCAGTGCCACCGTTGCACCGATGAAGACTCTCGACGATGCAGCCGGCAAATAG
- a CDS encoding DUF5991 domain-containing protein translates to MGKTKNMKSIILLLFVITMSVLMETTAWGEAPEWAGDWEFTECWPHLSADTNNCIFYEISIRRDSKLRGSYEVTINTNGYMAMQRLQARGIPQGDKVSIRYVKSALDSVGRQYRQNANLLELKYSNGNITTEWKEFLPELDENQRPGVYFEKVQCK, encoded by the coding sequence ATGGGAAAGACTAAGAATATGAAGTCAATAATTTTGCTTCTCTTTGTGATCACCATGAGTGTGTTGATGGAAACTACTGCATGGGGTGAGGCGCCAGAGTGGGCTGGAGACTGGGAATTCACTGAATGTTGGCCTCACCTCAGCGCCGATACGAATAATTGTATTTTTTATGAAATTTCGATCCGTAGGGACTCTAAACTTCGAGGGTCATATGAGGTGACAATTAATACCAATGGGTATATGGCGATGCAACGACTTCAGGCAAGAGGAATACCTCAAGGAGACAAAGTTTCGATAAGATACGTAAAATCCGCCTTGGATAGCGTTGGCCGTCAATATCGCCAAAATGCCAATCTTCTGGAGCTGAAATATAGCAATGGCAATATTACTACCGAGTGGAAAGAGTTTCTACCTGAATTAGATGAAAACCAGAGACCTGGAGTCTACTTTGAGAAAGTGCAATGCAAATAA
- a CDS encoding NADase-type glycan-binding domain-containing protein, which produces MKVKRWLLVACLTISTSVYAAQVQLIKSTLDGPATEEFGVGCSLGCAVGWDMKASSAREPQGKVKYDIKNIDDGKFNTAWVPVGNGIGETVSFLFKKKHFSGMKSTTFWGLELINGYAKSKKVWQENSRVKRLRIEHNDKPLFEVQLADSMEVQSVNFAPFTIRPGSIVKLIILETYPGTLYEDVAITELIPHGAH; this is translated from the coding sequence ATGAAAGTAAAAAGATGGCTGCTAGTTGCCTGCTTAACAATCTCAACGTCAGTTTATGCAGCACAAGTCCAGTTAATCAAGTCAACTCTTGACGGCCCAGCGACTGAAGAGTTTGGCGTGGGATGTTCACTAGGGTGCGCTGTTGGTTGGGACATGAAAGCCTCGTCAGCTCGCGAGCCGCAAGGAAAAGTAAAGTACGACATAAAAAATATAGACGACGGCAAATTTAATACAGCTTGGGTTCCGGTAGGTAACGGTATTGGTGAGACAGTTAGTTTTCTATTTAAGAAAAAACACTTCTCAGGCATGAAAAGCACTACGTTTTGGGGGCTGGAGCTTATCAATGGATATGCCAAAAGCAAGAAGGTGTGGCAGGAAAATTCAAGAGTAAAAAGGTTAAGGATTGAACACAACGACAAACCGTTATTTGAGGTTCAACTTGCAGACTCAATGGAAGTCCAGTCAGTAAATTTTGCGCCTTTCACCATCAGGCCTGGTTCAATAGTCAAATTAATCATCCTAGAAACATATCCTGGAACGCTTTATGAGGATGTTGCTATTACAGAGTTGATACCTCACGGGGCTCACTGA
- a CDS encoding SGNH/GDSL hydrolase family protein, with the protein MATVLLKRRTIVEMLLALVLLLPAGWASAQTSFDRIVVFGDSLSDSGNAFALLGKANTPPYQFLDQLLVPDMPYARGGHHFTNGATWVEQLARQLSLSGNTRPAFVELGVDATNYAIGGARAHDAPGKATMTLEVTTFLNVFRGQAPPNALYVVEFGSNDIRDALEAQDPQAVIQQAVATLHANVAALYSAGARKFLVCNAPDLSLTPALLATDQVMPGAAAAAHQLSQYYNFLLDSLMSTMSSQFSDLQVVRVSFFDKLVEMVATPDDFGLSVVNTPCLNPGSPPYACNNADTFLFWDGIHPTKKVHGVIAHQALSELAK; encoded by the coding sequence ATGGCGACGGTTCTTTTGAAGAGACGGACGATCGTGGAGATGCTGCTGGCCCTCGTGCTCCTGCTACCGGCAGGATGGGCCTCGGCACAGACATCCTTCGACCGCATCGTGGTATTCGGCGACAGTCTTTCCGATTCGGGCAACGCCTTCGCGCTTTTGGGCAAAGCCAATACCCCACCCTACCAGTTCCTCGACCAACTCCTCGTCCCGGACATGCCCTACGCCAGGGGCGGCCACCATTTCACCAACGGTGCAACATGGGTGGAACAGCTGGCACGGCAACTCTCGCTTTCGGGCAACACCCGCCCGGCCTTCGTGGAACTCGGTGTCGACGCGACCAATTACGCTATCGGCGGTGCACGGGCGCACGACGCGCCGGGCAAGGCGACCATGACCCTCGAAGTCACCACCTTCCTCAACGTCTTCCGCGGTCAGGCACCGCCGAACGCGCTCTACGTGGTCGAATTCGGCAGCAACGACATAAGAGACGCCCTGGAAGCCCAGGACCCGCAAGCTGTCATCCAGCAGGCAGTGGCGACGTTACACGCCAACGTCGCGGCTCTTTACAGCGCCGGCGCCAGGAAGTTCCTGGTCTGCAACGCCCCGGACCTCTCGCTGACACCGGCACTTCTTGCGACCGACCAGGTGATGCCGGGGGCGGCGGCAGCGGCACACCAGCTGTCCCAGTACTACAATTTCCTCCTCGATAGCTTGATGTCGACCATGTCATCCCAATTTTCCGACCTGCAGGTGGTACGGGTCAGCTTCTTCGACAAACTCGTCGAGATGGTGGCTACCCCGGACGATTTCGGGCTCAGCGTCGTCAATACTCCCTGCCTCAACCCGGGCTCGCCTCCCTACGCCTGTAACAATGCCGACACCTTCCTCTTTTGGGACGGCATCCATCCCACCAAGAAGGTGCACGGGGTCATCGCGCATCAGGCGCTGTCCGAACTGGCGAAATAA
- a CDS encoding carboxypeptidase-like regulatory domain-containing protein: MKKLFALMLVLLTLLVGCGGGSDESAKGSVKVTNSASNSVYYLYVSPSSQNQWGPDQLGTHTILPDGSFTLTNVPPGTYDLKLVMSSNAVYYVYGFEVYAGQTTLVNNPWYNYKAVDDPASLATTKTPSDQLDGLGEYSASNEGEPKK, from the coding sequence TTGAAAAAGTTATTTGCTTTGATGCTCGTGCTGTTAACGTTGCTGGTGGGGTGTGGTGGGGGAAGCGATGAATCTGCAAAAGGCAGTGTAAAAGTCACAAACTCCGCTTCCAACTCTGTTTACTACCTGTATGTTTCCCCGTCATCTCAGAACCAGTGGGGACCTGACCAACTGGGGACTCACACTATACTTCCCGACGGATCCTTTACGCTTACCAATGTCCCCCCTGGCACCTACGACCTCAAGCTTGTCATGTCCAGTAACGCTGTTTATTACGTTTACGGCTTTGAAGTTTATGCAGGGCAGACCACTCTTGTGAACAACCCCTGGTATAACTACAAAGCTGTTGACGACCCGGCCTCCTTGGCGACAACGAAGACTCCGAGCGATCAACTCGACGGTCTCGGTGAATATTCCGCATCGAATGAAGGTGAGCCGAAAAAATAG
- a CDS encoding LPP20 family lipoprotein, which yields MSKLKIMFFVLFMACLAACSSTQTNVAKGVANPVGNGAPQWVLDPGSVPGLNAVGSAAKSPGGIQFQRNEAMAGGRDELARMLSIKVKNSFKNFAEQTGVGDSQTFDKVTTSVSQQLAKQTLNGSKQKDLWIGADGTMYILVALDPKSVADAAKQMAVTSLNNEHALYQKEEAKKAFKQLEEDVDKEFNP from the coding sequence ATGTCAAAGCTCAAGATTATGTTTTTCGTCCTTTTCATGGCGTGTTTGGCTGCCTGCAGCAGTACGCAGACAAACGTGGCTAAAGGGGTTGCCAACCCTGTCGGGAATGGCGCCCCCCAATGGGTGCTGGATCCGGGTTCGGTTCCCGGTCTGAACGCCGTGGGGTCTGCAGCCAAGAGCCCTGGTGGCATTCAGTTCCAAAGAAACGAAGCAATGGCCGGTGGCAGAGACGAGTTGGCCAGGATGCTGAGCATCAAGGTTAAAAACTCATTCAAGAATTTTGCTGAGCAGACCGGCGTAGGCGATAGCCAGACCTTTGACAAGGTGACGACATCGGTTTCGCAGCAGTTGGCAAAACAGACCCTGAATGGTTCGAAACAGAAGGACCTGTGGATCGGTGCGGACGGCACCATGTACATCCTGGTAGCGCTTGATCCGAAGTCCGTGGCAGACGCCGCCAAACAGATGGCGGTTACCAGCCTCAACAACGAACACGCTCTCTACCAGAAGGAGGAAGCCAAAAAGGCATTCAAACAACTGGAAGAGGATGTCGACAAGGAATTCAATCCCTAG
- a CDS encoding LPP20 family lipoprotein, with the protein MLSKKNLKYLVNILVCVAMTFVSCSTALSYSPPKWFLLPPNNDEASMYGAGHGTTVEDATNEALNQIASKMSITVGSAFEKTETAASNSGVESYNRQVSNNITSKVAKIKFNNYEVINKSNDGQEVFLLVSVDKKRFVSEKVTELKNADEYIYSTYALGADKSIIERINLYRGVTSKIKENNFLLGIIQSVEPSFNVQSYHSKYNKLAADIKAVSSRLQVYLDYGPDSKELIPVVTKHLNDASIVIVPSYDPDNKDLVALQISSELKRLELYGAKIVKFRTNFEAKTAAGNTVAAAKIETKGSSTISFNEAYQAAAINLDKKIKEAGVWAMLGMEKEAAQQ; encoded by the coding sequence TTGTTATCCAAAAAAAATCTCAAGTACCTCGTAAATATTCTCGTTTGTGTTGCCATGACGTTCGTTTCTTGTTCAACAGCACTCTCCTATTCGCCGCCAAAATGGTTCCTTCTTCCTCCCAATAATGACGAAGCCTCTATGTATGGCGCAGGACATGGAACGACAGTAGAGGATGCAACTAATGAAGCTCTCAATCAGATCGCGTCGAAGATGAGCATCACTGTCGGGTCCGCTTTCGAGAAGACAGAAACGGCTGCATCTAACAGCGGGGTTGAAAGCTACAACAGGCAGGTCAGCAACAATATCACCAGCAAAGTTGCAAAGATAAAATTCAACAACTACGAAGTGATCAATAAATCAAATGACGGGCAGGAAGTCTTCTTGCTCGTTTCAGTGGATAAGAAGAGGTTCGTGTCAGAAAAAGTGACAGAACTTAAGAATGCAGACGAGTACATTTATAGTACTTACGCCCTTGGTGCAGATAAGAGCATCATCGAACGAATCAATCTGTATAGAGGTGTGACATCCAAGATTAAGGAAAACAATTTCCTTTTGGGAATAATACAGAGTGTCGAACCTTCTTTTAATGTGCAAAGCTATCACTCGAAGTACAACAAGCTCGCGGCTGATATAAAAGCTGTATCATCCAGATTGCAGGTGTACCTCGATTATGGCCCCGATTCAAAGGAACTGATTCCAGTTGTCACCAAGCACTTAAATGATGCTTCTATAGTGATAGTTCCTTCTTACGACCCGGATAACAAGGATCTTGTCGCTCTTCAAATTTCATCTGAACTGAAAAGACTCGAGCTCTACGGTGCAAAAATTGTGAAGTTTAGAACAAATTTTGAAGCAAAGACTGCAGCCGGAAACACAGTAGCGGCAGCAAAAATAGAAACGAAGGGATCGTCCACCATTAGTTTCAATGAAGCTTATCAAGCCGCAGCCATAAACCTGGACAAGAAAATAAAAGAAGCTGGAGTCTGGGCAATGCTGGGGATGGAGAAAGAGGCTGCACAACAATAG
- a CDS encoding fibronectin type III domain-containing protein — MSVFDKFVMNHAEMDPQDFIHWLDDAATLQAAHPKISTQKDVWVPGTSEYRAHKEAIARELEKAAALNVAMTKELEAAIAAALEDVHTNANYLMLRAKHEKDDSWLHNSGYQHKEKPKRMFDRAVAAVALMLRAKNGPNIGEVTLSWDKDFGAGSYQLQICKGHPNGDESFYDYGFLKKVRTVVGNLERASWYYFRIRSIGNNEVGPWSEPVGIIVT; from the coding sequence ATGAGCGTATTCGACAAATTCGTAATGAACCATGCGGAGATGGATCCCCAGGACTTCATCCACTGGCTCGATGACGCAGCCACGTTGCAGGCCGCGCACCCCAAGATCAGCACCCAAAAGGACGTTTGGGTCCCAGGAACGTCAGAATACAGGGCGCATAAAGAGGCGATCGCACGGGAGCTGGAAAAAGCCGCCGCCCTCAATGTGGCTATGACGAAGGAGCTCGAGGCGGCGATCGCTGCCGCGTTGGAGGACGTGCATACCAATGCCAACTACCTCATGCTGAGGGCCAAACATGAGAAAGATGACTCGTGGCTCCACAACAGCGGGTATCAGCACAAGGAAAAGCCAAAAAGGATGTTCGACAGGGCCGTTGCCGCGGTTGCCTTGATGCTCAGGGCGAAGAACGGGCCGAACATCGGCGAAGTGACCTTGAGCTGGGATAAGGATTTTGGGGCGGGCTCCTATCAGTTGCAGATCTGTAAGGGACACCCCAATGGGGACGAATCGTTTTACGATTACGGATTTTTGAAGAAAGTTCGGACGGTCGTCGGGAATCTGGAAAGGGCGTCTTGGTACTACTTCAGAATCAGGAGTATCGGCAACAACGAGGTCGGCCCCTGGAGTGAGCCGGTTGGAATCATCGTGACCTAG
- a CDS encoding NADPH-dependent F420 reductase: MKITKIGIVGSGNIGGNLGILLSKAGYEVCFSSRHPENLTELLPDAGSAARVGTVAEAIAFGDVVLLSIPLKAYRDLDNETKQALKGKIVIDTSNPYPDRDGAMALEARQDPGGMGSVVARLLPGARIVRAFNTVYFEDLKRTVNQNGDRIGIPIAGDDLEAVDAAVELARSVGLDPVVVGGLTASKLFDVGTSVYATSASAPEIKAKLRME; encoded by the coding sequence ATGAAAATAACAAAGATAGGGATCGTCGGATCGGGCAACATCGGCGGCAACTTGGGCATATTGTTGAGCAAGGCGGGATACGAGGTGTGCTTCAGTTCCAGGCACCCCGAGAACCTTACAGAACTCCTGCCCGACGCGGGCTCTGCTGCCCGGGTCGGGACCGTAGCTGAAGCGATCGCCTTTGGCGACGTCGTCCTGCTCTCCATACCGCTCAAGGCGTACCGGGACCTGGACAACGAAACGAAGCAGGCCCTCAAAGGGAAGATCGTCATCGACACCTCCAATCCTTACCCGGACAGGGATGGGGCGATGGCCTTGGAAGCGAGACAGGATCCGGGAGGGATGGGAAGCGTGGTGGCCCGTCTGCTTCCAGGCGCGAGGATCGTGCGGGCCTTCAACACGGTTTATTTCGAAGACCTGAAGCGGACGGTGAACCAGAACGGCGACAGGATCGGCATCCCGATCGCCGGTGACGATCTGGAAGCGGTGGACGCCGCGGTCGAACTGGCCCGGAGCGTGGGGCTCGACCCGGTCGTCGTGGGCGGGCTGACCGCGTCGAAGCTCTTCGACGTCGGCACCTCGGTCTATGCGACCAGCGCCTCCGCGCCGGAAATCAAGGCGAAGTTGAGAATGGAGTAG